The region ATGAGATTGTTTACTTCGGCAAGAAGGGAAAGAGCTTCCGCGGCGTTCCCAAAAAGCTCATGCGCTCCATGGCCGAGTGGATTTTGGCGAACTACGAAATAGATGTGAGGATTAAGGCCCTAAAGGAGATGGAGACCCACATCTTCAGGGAGATAATCGCCGATGCCGACGTTGTAATCTCCACAAACTCCATGGTGAAGTCGGAGCTCCTTGAAGGTTTCCACTTTGACTCTGCCGTTATAGATGAAGGCAGCCAGCAGGTTGAGCCCTCCACTTTGATACCCATAGCCCGGGCCAACCGTTTCTTCATTGCCGGCGACCATAAGCAGCTTCCCCCCACTGTGGCGAGTGAAGAGGCCAAAGAGCTTGAGAGAACCCTTTTTGAGAGGCTCATCTCTACCCACGGCGAGCTCTCCTCGATGCTGCGGGTTCAGTACAGGATGAACGAGAAGATAATGGAGTTCCCCAACAGGGAGTTCTACGAAGGTAAGCTCGTAGCCGCCCCGGAGGTAAAAGAGAGAACCCTTGCAGACTTCAACCTTGAGGCGCCGAGGAAGTTTAAGAAGGTCCTCGACCCTTCCGTTCCCCTCGGCTTTATCGATACAAGCTCTATAAACGCCTACGAGTTTCAGCCCGAAGGTTCCACCTCTTACGAGAACTACGAAGAGGCCAAGATAGCCGTTGAGGTGGCCCTTGAGCTTCACCGTATGGGCCTCGACAGGAGGGAAATCGGCATTATCACCCCTTACGCCGCCCAGGTGAAGCTTATAAAGCAGCTCCTTGCAGAGAGGGAGTTTAAGGTTGAGGTTAACTCCGTAGACGGCTTTCAGGGGAGGGAAAAGGAAGCCATAATCGTCAGCTTCGTTCGCTCCAACGACGAAGGGGAGATAGGTTTTCTGAAGGACCTTCGCCGGCTCAACGTTGCCATAACGCGCCCCAGGCGAAAGCTGGTTGCCATTGGGAACACGAAAACCTTAAGCAGCCACTCCACCTACAGCCGCTTCATAGAGCACGTAAAGAGGGAGGGAGAGTTGGAGAGGGCCTAAGCTACTCCCTCTCCTCCTCTGCGTAGTTTATGAGGGTTCCTATTCCCTCGATTTCCACTTCCACCCTGTCTCCCGCCTTCAGGGGCCCGACTCCCGGCGGGGTGCCGGTTGCTATAACGTCTCCCGGCAGGAGAGTCATAATCTGTGATATGAACGAAACGAGCTCAAAGGGCGAGAATATCATGTCGCTGGTGTTTCCGCTCTGCTTTACTTCGCCGTTGACCCTTGTGGTTATCTGGAGCCCCATCGGGTCTATGTCGGTGTTGAGCCATGGGCCGTAGGGGGCAAATGTATCGAACGACTTTGCCCTTGTGTACTGGCCGTCTTTTCTCTGAAGGTCCCTTGCGGTTACGTCGTTAAAGCAGGAGTAGCCTAAGATGTAGTCGGGGGCCTCCTCCGGGGAGACTTTTCTGCACTTCCTCCCTATTACTACGGCGAGCTCCCCTTCGTAGTCTACCCTGCTGGACATTTTGGGCAGGAATATCCGCATTTTGTTGGCTATAACCGCCGTGGAGGGTTTCATGAACAGCAGGGGCTCTTCCGGAACCTCTTTGCCCATCTCCTCGGCGTGTGCCCTGTAGTTGAGGCCTACCGCCACGATTTTGGAAGGCCTTGTAGGTGAGAGAAATTTCACCTCCTTAAAGGAGACGGTTTCATCAAGCGGAGTAACGCCCTCCATGAGCTCAGAGACCTTTGTCTCCTTAACGGGAACTATCTCCCTCCCCTTAACTATCCCGTAGATTGTCCTCTCACCCCACTTAAATCTCCCTATCTTCACCCTCTCCTCCTCTTAAACCACGGCTACTGCAAACATTTTACCACTGAGGGCCACCCTCTCTCCCTCCTTTACCGGCTCTACGTGCGGGGAGAGAACCCTCAGCTCGAACTCTTCTGCGAAGAGGTCTACAACCGTTAGTTGTCTTCCTTCTACCTCTTCCGTGCCCAGGGCGGTTACTATGCCGACCACGCTGTAGCTTCCCTCA is a window of Thermovibrio ammonificans HB-1 DNA encoding:
- a CDS encoding fumarylacetoacetate hydrolase family protein, which encodes MKIGRFKWGERTIYGIVKGREIVPVKETKVSELMEGVTPLDETVSFKEVKFLSPTRPSKIVAVGLNYRAHAEEMGKEVPEEPLLFMKPSTAVIANKMRIFLPKMSSRVDYEGELAVVIGRKCRKVSPEEAPDYILGYSCFNDVTARDLQRKDGQYTRAKSFDTFAPYGPWLNTDIDPMGLQITTRVNGEVKQSGNTSDMIFSPFELVSFISQIMTLLPGDVIATGTPPGVGPLKAGDRVEVEIEGIGTLINYAEEERE